A genome region from Nitrospira sp. includes the following:
- a CDS encoding VOC family protein, whose protein sequence is MPALFHLAFPVHDLAVAKQFYIDGLGCVLGRESSTAVTFGLAGHQLVAHLSTDPIIPQKGVYPRHFGLVLTLEEEWQALADRAKTKGLTFYQQPRQRFAGTRIEHHTFFLQDPSRNLLEFKYYRHESAIFGERDVSAVGDSE, encoded by the coding sequence ATGCCCGCACTCTTTCACCTCGCCTTTCCTGTCCACGATCTGGCCGTCGCCAAGCAATTTTACATCGATGGTCTCGGTTGTGTGCTAGGTCGGGAATCCTCCACCGCCGTCACGTTCGGGCTGGCTGGGCATCAGCTCGTTGCGCATCTCTCGACCGATCCAATCATTCCCCAGAAGGGTGTCTATCCTCGTCACTTCGGCCTTGTCCTGACGCTGGAAGAGGAGTGGCAGGCGTTGGCCGATCGCGCCAAGACGAAGGGCCTGACGTTTTACCAACAGCCCCGGCAGCGGTTTGCCGGTACGCGCATCGAACATCACACCTTCTTTCTCCAAGATCCTTCCCGGAATCTTCTCGAATTCAAATACTATCGGCACGAGTCCGCGATTTTCGG
- a CDS encoding isoaspartyl peptidase/L-asparaginase family protein produces the protein MKPSRPILLIHGGAGRRAMTVAQAACAEAALKEGHRLLMAGTPALSVVEEAIRLLEESGLFNAGRGSNRQLDGVRRMDASIMEGRGLRAGAVASIEGIVHPITAARLVMEKTAHVLLVGQPASRFADYFGLERVPRAKRTARPQPKELRPRAGLKHTLRLHQAIMQTGRLRARSLGKETVGAVALDLAGTVAAGASTGGVDVMLPGRVGDTPLIGCGVYADNEAGAVSMTGLGESIIRVAVAKEITDLLASGLSPLVSANRVLRKVVERIQGAAGVLVLSADGRFAIRHSTPNMVAGVIGRDGRPHVKGRFA, from the coding sequence TTGAAACCATCACGACCGATCCTGCTCATTCACGGTGGCGCGGGACGCCGCGCCATGACCGTCGCTCAAGCGGCTTGTGCCGAGGCTGCCCTGAAGGAAGGCCACCGGCTGCTCATGGCCGGTACCCCGGCGCTATCTGTGGTGGAAGAAGCCATTCGCCTGCTGGAGGAGTCAGGGTTGTTCAATGCGGGGCGAGGCTCGAACCGTCAGCTTGACGGGGTGCGGCGTATGGATGCCTCGATTATGGAAGGGCGCGGCCTGCGGGCGGGGGCTGTGGCCTCCATCGAGGGCATCGTCCACCCCATTACCGCCGCGCGGCTGGTGATGGAAAAGACGGCGCATGTATTGCTGGTCGGGCAACCAGCGTCCCGCTTTGCGGACTATTTCGGGTTGGAGCGTGTGCCCCGTGCAAAGCGAACGGCGCGGCCACAGCCGAAGGAGTTGCGGCCTCGTGCCGGGTTGAAGCACACGTTGCGCTTGCATCAGGCAATCATGCAGACGGGCCGCCTCCGCGCACGGAGCTTGGGAAAGGAAACCGTGGGCGCAGTGGCCTTGGATCTCGCCGGCACGGTCGCCGCTGGCGCATCAACCGGCGGGGTGGATGTGATGTTGCCTGGCCGGGTCGGCGATACGCCGTTGATCGGGTGCGGGGTCTATGCCGATAATGAGGCCGGGGCGGTCTCCATGACGGGATTAGGGGAGAGCATCATTCGAGTGGCGGTTGCGAAGGAGATCACCGATTTACTGGCCAGTGGCTTGAGTCCGCTGGTCTCGGCGAACCGGGTGCTTCGGAAAGTGGTAGAACGTATTCAGGGTGCGGCCGGGGTGCTGGTACTCTCAGCGGATGGTCGGTTTGCCATTCGACACAGTACACCCAATATGGTGGCCGGGGTGATCGGGCGTGATGGCCGCCCGCACGTGAAGGGTCGGTTTGCCTAG
- the dtd gene encoding D-aminoacyl-tRNA deacylase, producing the protein MKAVIQRVLRASVAVEGQVVGRIGAGLLVLVGVAKGDDERDLSYLVEKLPSLRIFGDDHGRMNRTLTEVGGALLIVSQFTLLGDTSKGRRPGFDLAAPPEDARVLYEEMVSRLRAGGLTVETGMFGAHMHVELLNDGPVTFLLDSRRGASTLPLKS; encoded by the coding sequence ATGAAGGCCGTCATTCAACGAGTTCTCCGCGCGTCAGTTGCGGTGGAGGGGCAGGTTGTGGGCCGGATCGGGGCTGGACTACTGGTATTGGTGGGTGTCGCGAAAGGTGATGACGAACGTGACCTGTCCTATCTCGTTGAGAAGCTCCCGAGCCTGCGGATCTTCGGTGACGATCACGGCAGGATGAATCGTACACTCACCGAGGTTGGCGGGGCGTTACTCATCGTTTCGCAGTTTACGCTGCTCGGCGATACCAGCAAGGGACGACGGCCAGGGTTCGACCTAGCTGCGCCACCGGAGGATGCGCGAGTATTGTACGAGGAGATGGTCAGTCGGCTCCGGGCGGGTGGCCTGACAGTGGAAACCGGGATGTTCGGGGCGCACATGCACGTGGAATTGCTCAACGACGGTCCGGTGACGTTCCTGTTAGACAGCCGACGGGGAGCGTCGACGCTCCCTCTCAAGTCTTGA
- a CDS encoding methylated-DNA--[protein]-cysteine S-methyltransferase, which produces MTYTSTFETPWGQVTITASEKGVTSINLSSQDRAVRQQPAENNDEAASIVEEARAQLLAYIAGTRREFSFPIDCSAGTPFQRKVWRAITRIPYGRVRSYQWVAMRVGGKQYARAVGMALGANPVPIVVPCHRIISHDGSLGGFSCGLPLKRRLLSLEGTLAQLRNAQ; this is translated from the coding sequence GGGCAGGTGACGATCACGGCCTCCGAGAAGGGCGTCACCTCCATTAATTTGTCCTCCCAGGATCGTGCTGTCCGGCAGCAACCGGCAGAAAACAATGACGAAGCCGCATCTATCGTGGAAGAGGCGCGAGCGCAGCTCCTGGCTTATATTGCGGGCACGCGTCGCGAGTTTTCTTTTCCTATCGATTGTTCGGCCGGCACACCGTTTCAAAGGAAAGTTTGGAGGGCGATCACGCGGATTCCCTACGGTCGGGTACGGTCCTATCAATGGGTGGCCATGCGTGTGGGCGGGAAGCAGTATGCCAGGGCGGTGGGGATGGCGCTCGGGGCCAACCCGGTCCCCATCGTGGTGCCCTGCCACCGGATCATCTCGCATGATGGTTCGCTCGGTGGGTTTTCTTGCGGACTGCCATTGAAGCGTCGCCTGCTAAGTTTGGAAGGCACCCTGGCTCAGTTGCGGAATGCGCAATAA